A stretch of the Takifugu flavidus isolate HTHZ2018 chromosome 1, ASM371156v2, whole genome shotgun sequence genome encodes the following:
- the il17d gene encoding interleukin-17D, with amino-acid sequence MMPRRCGVFLLLLLLVWPVGAGRVRKKATRARACQDLPDEVLEQMFGRLSVGVMSAFHHALQLEPHDKLNLTCPTTGRTPGDRKSRLPVNLLSISPWAYRLNYEPTRFPRYIPEAYCLCKGCLVGPQREESDLLRSTPVYAPSVILKRTGSCVGGRHSYTEIYVSIAVGCTCVPRLERKRDGRTRTQSRGRAEPKPRVKV; translated from the exons ATGATGCCGCGTCGCTGCGGcgtctttctcctcctgctgcttctcgtCTGGCCGGTCGGAGCAGGACGGGTGCGAAAGAAGGCCACCAGGGCCCGGGCATGCCAGGACCTGCCGGATGAGGTCCTGGAGCAGATGTTCGGACGCCTCTCTGTGGGCGTGATGAGCGCCTTCCATCAcgctctgcagctggagcccCACGACAAACTCAACCTGACCTGCCCGACCACCGGCCGGACCCCGGGCGACCGGAAGAGCCGCCTCCCGGTCAACCTGCTGAGCATCTCCCCCTGGGCCTACAG GCTGAATTATGAGCCGACCCGGTTTCCGCGCTACATCCCCGAGGCCTACTGCCTTTGTAAGGGCTGTCTGGTCGGAcctcagagggaggagagcgacCTGCTCCGCAGCACTCCGGTCTACGCCCCGTCCGTCATCCTGAAGAGGACCGGCTCCTGCGTCGGCGGCCGCCACTCCTACACGGAGATCTACGTGTCCATCGCCGTGGGGTGCACCTGTGTGCCGCGGCTGGAGAGGAAGCGGGACGGCAGGACCCGCACCCAGAGCCGGGGAAGAGCGGAGCCAAAGCCCAGGGTGAAGGTTTGA
- the eef1akmt1 gene encoding EEF1A lysine methyltransferase 1 → MSDSDGDDVPRLSAHSLAALQEFYAETSVATAKDQFAVATVEEDWRMSQFWYNDETAARLAEEVIREAGEGGRIACVCAPSVYQKLKQGVVEGWDRVSAVVLEFDRRFATYGDDFIFYDYNEPLSLGGSVAPQSFDVVLADPPYLSKECLEKVAKTIKYLSKGKVLLCTGAIMENVAEELLGVKKCSFLPEHKRNLSNEFRCFVNYPSQLLSC, encoded by the exons ATGAGCGACAGTGATGGCGATGATGTCCCCCGGCTGTCGGCCCACTCTCTGGCCGCCCTGCAGGAGTTCTACGCTGAGACCAGCGTCGCCACCGCCAAGGATCAGTTTGCTGTCGCAACAGTGGAGGAGGACTGG CGGATGAGCCAGTTCTGGTACAATGACGAGACGGCGGCTCGGCTTGCAGAGGAGGTGATACGTGAAgctggggagggaggcag GAtagcgtgcgtgtgcgcgcccAGCGTCTACCAGAAGCTGAAGCAGGGTGTGGTGGAGGGCTGGGACCGTGTGTCTGCCGTGGTGCTGGAGTTCGACCGCCGCTTCGCCACCTACGGTGACGACTTCATATTCTACGACTACAACGAGCCGCTGTCGCTCGGGGGCAGCGTGGCCCCCCAGAGTTTCGACGTGGTCCTCGCCGACCCTCCATATCTTTCCAAAGAGTGTTTGGAAAAAGTGGCCAAAACCATCAAATACCTGAGCAAAGGCAAAGTGCTgctgtgcacag GAGCCATCATGGAGAACGTTGCCGAAGAACTCCTGGGTGTAAAAAAGTGCAGCTTTTTGCCAGAACACAAGAGAAACTTGTCCAACGAGTTCCGTTGTTTTGTCAACTATCCGTCCCAACTGTTGTCCTGCTGA